A single Loxodonta africana isolate mLoxAfr1 chromosome 24, mLoxAfr1.hap2, whole genome shotgun sequence DNA region contains:
- the LOC135228625 gene encoding LOW QUALITY PROTEIN: thyrotropin-releasing hormone receptor-like (The sequence of the model RefSeq protein was modified relative to this genomic sequence to represent the inferred CDS: inserted 1 base in 1 codon; substituted 1 base at 1 genomic stop codon): MPRPPLPVQEVILALVPLVCAVGVAGNDKVALVVVWSRLMITPTNCYLVSLAAAELLVLLAAGVPTVAKVMSAWDWVFSRMGCLGITYLQYVGINSSSSSITAFTVERYLCSPLHARAPCTGARAKRIAALVXFGAGAYCVLWLFLAXRVQCDYRVSRSLYLPLYFLDFALFYALPLGLATALSALIARNLFVCGLPTGGPGRSGSAHQGGSAGQA, encoded by the exons ATGCCGCGGCCCCCGCTGCCGGTACAGGAGGTGATTCTAGCCCTGGTGCCCCTAGTGTGCGCTGTGGGTGTGGCGGGCAACGACAAGGTGGCCCTGGTGGTGGTCTGGAGCCGCCTTATGATCACACCCACCAACTGTTACCTGGTAAGTCTGGCcgctgcggagctgctggtgctCCTGGCAGCGGGAGTGCCCACTGTGGCCAAGGTAATGTCCGCCTGGGATTGGGTCTTCAGCCGCATGGGCTGCCTGGGCATCACCTACCTGCAGTACGTGGGCATCAACTCTTCCAGCAGCTCCATCACGGCGTTCACGGTGGAGCGCTACCTCTGCAGTCCACTGCACGCCCGGGCGCCGTGCACAGGGGCGCGGGCCAAGCGCATCGCGGCGCTCGTGTGATTCGGCGCCGGTGCCTACTGCGTGCTCTGGCTCTTCCTTG TGCGGGTGCAGTGTGACTACCGCGTGTCGCGCTCTCTCTACCTGCCCCTCTACTTTCTCGACTTTGCGCTCTTCTACGCGCTGCCCCTGGGCCTGGCCACCGCGCTCTCCGCGCTCATCGCACGCAACCTCTTCGTCTGCGGGTTGCCCACTGGCGGCCCCGGGCGCTCGGGCTCTGCTCATCAGGGCGGCTCCGCCGGCCAAGC GTAG